One genomic segment of Dysosmobacter sp. Marseille-Q4140 includes these proteins:
- a CDS encoding ABC transporter ATP-binding protein: MSKIELVHVDKYYGKNHVLKDLNLTIEDGEFMTLLGPSGCGKTTTLRVVSGLEKPQNGFIYMDGKEIVNAAEAYFAPPSQRNLNLVFQSYALWPHMTVYENVAFGLKIRKTPSDQIKKMVESALERMQIGEYAKRYPTELSGGQQQRVAIARAIVSEPRLLLLDEPLSNLDAKLRVDMRSELKRLHHETGSTIIYVTHDQVEALTMSTRIALFRHGELVQVAPPLELYDNPVNLYTADFIGNPSINFVKVKGKASSDGLSVEGVLGAMSFPREDMTAEAPTSGDLDITLGVRPEQIVISRQRTAPEQVEGRVYSGMPAGSETLVSVRVGDAMLTVKELGSTHYSGDETVYLTFNPKKINVFDTKSEKLIKYSL, encoded by the coding sequence ATGAGCAAGATCGAACTGGTACATGTTGATAAATATTATGGTAAGAACCACGTTTTGAAGGATCTGAACCTGACCATCGAGGACGGCGAATTCATGACGCTGCTGGGCCCCTCCGGCTGCGGCAAGACCACCACGCTGCGTGTGGTCTCCGGCCTGGAAAAGCCCCAGAACGGCTTCATCTACATGGACGGCAAGGAGATCGTCAATGCCGCCGAGGCCTATTTCGCCCCGCCCTCCCAGCGGAATTTGAACCTGGTGTTCCAGTCCTACGCCCTGTGGCCCCACATGACGGTGTATGAAAACGTGGCCTTCGGCCTGAAGATCCGCAAGACCCCCTCCGACCAGATCAAGAAGATGGTGGAGAGCGCTCTGGAGCGGATGCAGATCGGCGAGTACGCCAAGCGGTATCCCACGGAGCTGTCCGGCGGCCAGCAGCAGCGCGTGGCCATCGCCCGGGCCATCGTGTCCGAGCCCCGGCTGCTGCTGCTGGATGAGCCCCTGTCCAATCTGGACGCCAAGCTCCGCGTGGATATGCGCTCCGAGCTCAAGCGGCTCCACCACGAGACCGGCAGCACCATCATCTATGTCACCCATGACCAGGTAGAGGCCCTGACCATGTCCACCCGCATCGCCCTGTTCCGTCACGGCGAGCTGGTGCAGGTGGCCCCGCCCCTGGAGCTGTACGACAACCCGGTGAACCTCTACACCGCCGACTTCATCGGCAACCCCAGCATCAACTTCGTAAAGGTCAAGGGCAAGGCCAGCTCTGACGGCCTCAGCGTGGAAGGCGTTCTGGGCGCCATGAGCTTCCCCCGGGAGGACATGACCGCCGAGGCCCCCACCTCCGGCGATTTGGACATCACCCTGGGCGTCCGCCCTGAGCAGATCGTGATTTCCCGCCAGCGCACCGCTCCCGAGCAGGTGGAGGGCCGCGTCTACTCCGGCATGCCCGCCGGCTCTGAGACCCTGGTCAGCGTCCGGGTGGGCGACGCCATGCTGACGGTGAAGGAGCTGGGCTCCACCCACTACTCCGGCGACGAGACCGTGTACCTCACCTTCAACCCCAAGA
- a CDS encoding iron ABC transporter permease, with protein MKQTQQTYSKSRRLKNQIKAVVTNPYNIIVLIAIILLIYLIVVPLLDMIATTFQLAQRDLRAVGGGPEDVGKFTFYYWQRLLASELSMNMLIKPLLNSLTIGVGVSFFAILLGAVLAWLMVRSDLPCKPFFSLAVIIPYMIPSWCKSQAWLSMFKTPRLGGAPGFVASIMQSLGVTNLDWLEPIAYGRLAIIIVLTLHYYAYTYLLVSAALNSINSELEEMGEIQGASKAMILRRITMPLVLPAMLSAVILTFSKAIGTFGVINYLGSPAQFYTLSSQLYMNNKSQNTQTAFAMAIIMICIASLAVFVNQKLIGARKSYATIGGKGGRSTLIGLGRVGRPVITLILFVFFAVGIIMPIVILILESCMLKEGVYSLSNFTLHYWIGDPDPKIMEGMPGIFKNSDFIKALLNSLRLTLVNGVFGTIFGQMLGYICAKGRGKFHGKLVEQLVFIPYLIPSVAFGGIYLSMFSQPQTLFGVTLVPALYGTFALLTLVSVVKHLPFASRAGTSNMLQISGELEEAATIEGAGFFKRFVKIVFPLSKGGFISGFMLIFVSIMKELDLIILIMTPTTSTLPYLAFQYQNGNSPQASNCVAIVMFAIVFLVYALANIFGDADLAKSMAG; from the coding sequence ATGAAACAAACACAGCAGACCTATTCCAAGTCAAGGCGCTTGAAAAACCAAATCAAGGCCGTCGTGACAAACCCCTACAACATCATCGTCCTCATCGCCATCATCCTTCTGATCTACCTGATCGTGGTGCCGCTGCTGGACATGATCGCCACCACCTTCCAGTTGGCTCAGCGGGATCTGCGCGCCGTGGGCGGCGGCCCCGAGGACGTGGGCAAGTTCACCTTCTACTACTGGCAGCGGCTGCTGGCCAGCGAACTGTCCATGAACATGCTGATCAAGCCGCTGCTCAACTCCCTGACCATCGGCGTGGGCGTATCCTTCTTCGCCATCTTGCTGGGCGCCGTGCTGGCCTGGCTCATGGTCCGCTCCGATCTGCCCTGCAAGCCCTTCTTCTCCCTGGCGGTGATCATCCCCTACATGATCCCCTCCTGGTGCAAATCCCAGGCCTGGCTGTCCATGTTCAAGACGCCGCGGCTGGGCGGTGCGCCGGGCTTTGTGGCCTCCATCATGCAGTCCCTGGGCGTGACCAATCTGGACTGGCTGGAGCCCATCGCCTACGGCAGGCTGGCCATCATCATCGTGCTGACCCTGCACTATTACGCCTATACATACCTGCTGGTCTCCGCGGCGCTGAACTCCATCAACTCCGAGCTGGAGGAGATGGGCGAGATCCAGGGCGCCAGCAAGGCCATGATCCTGCGGCGCATCACCATGCCCCTGGTGCTGCCGGCCATGCTGTCGGCGGTGATCCTGACCTTCTCCAAGGCCATCGGAACCTTCGGCGTCATCAACTACCTGGGCTCTCCCGCACAGTTCTATACCCTGTCCAGCCAGCTGTACATGAACAACAAGTCCCAGAACACCCAGACGGCCTTTGCCATGGCCATCATCATGATCTGCATTGCCTCTCTGGCGGTGTTCGTCAACCAGAAGCTCATCGGCGCCCGGAAGTCCTACGCCACCATCGGCGGCAAGGGCGGCCGTTCCACCCTGATCGGCCTGGGCCGCGTGGGCCGGCCCGTCATCACGCTGATCCTGTTCGTGTTCTTCGCGGTGGGCATCATCATGCCGATCGTGATCCTGATCCTGGAGAGCTGCATGCTCAAGGAGGGCGTTTACAGCCTGTCCAACTTCACGCTCCACTACTGGATCGGCGATCCCGACCCCAAGATCATGGAGGGCATGCCCGGCATCTTCAAAAACAGCGACTTCATCAAGGCCCTGCTCAACTCCCTGCGGCTGACCCTGGTCAACGGCGTGTTCGGCACCATCTTCGGCCAGATGCTGGGCTATATCTGTGCCAAGGGCCGCGGCAAGTTCCACGGCAAGCTGGTGGAGCAGCTGGTGTTCATCCCCTACCTGATCCCCTCCGTGGCCTTCGGCGGCATCTACCTGTCCATGTTCTCCCAGCCCCAGACCCTCTTCGGCGTGACGCTGGTCCCGGCCCTGTACGGCACCTTCGCCCTGCTGACCCTGGTGTCCGTGGTCAAGCACCTGCCCTTCGCCTCCCGTGCCGGCACCTCCAACATGCTGCAGATCAGCGGCGAGCTGGAGGAGGCCGCCACCATCGAGGGCGCCGGCTTCTTCAAACGGTTCGTCAAGATCGTGTTCCCCCTGTCCAAGGGCGGCTTCATCTCCGGCTTTATGCTGATCTTCGTGTCCATCATGAAGGAACTGGACCTCATCATCCTCATTATGACCCCGACCACCTCCACGCTGCCCTATCTGGCGTTCCAGTATCAAAACGGCAACTCGCCCCAGGCATCCAACTGTGTGGCGATCGTGATGTTCGCCATCGTGTTCCTGGTGTACGCGCTGGCCAATATCTTCGGCGATGCCGACCTGGCCAAGAGCATGGCGGGCTGA
- a CDS encoding LacI family DNA-binding transcriptional regulator produces the protein MQQVTIKDIARLAGVSVTTVSRALNHAPEIRAETRERILKLCREQGYRTNLLARSLVSSRSNVLGLILPSISNPFYAALALNIETFARERGYQVMLSTGRPGDDRIETLFDFLISQRVDAVLLANASDAAHVLLGRYHETVPCVLLGSHARDTSRLRINAVSVDNYAGGHLAAEYLHRLGHRRVVYLGRRLGTASHTLRYKGFRDAARELEMELRTVENTGGSSSVENGRRMGLELLSAPLPETAVFAASDAVALGVLQAADELGVDVPGQLSLMGFDNIEYAGLPGIQLTTLSQNVPLLARTAVRLTLELIESQEQEVYTRKLVTPTLIERATCRPLTPDGAG, from the coding sequence ATGCAGCAGGTGACCATCAAAGACATCGCCCGGCTGGCGGGCGTCTCCGTGACCACCGTGTCCCGGGCGCTGAATCACGCCCCCGAGATCCGGGCGGAGACCCGGGAGCGGATCCTGAAGCTGTGCCGGGAGCAGGGCTATCGGACCAATCTGCTGGCGAGGAGCCTGGTGTCCAGCCGCTCCAATGTGCTGGGGCTGATCCTGCCCTCCATCTCCAATCCATTTTATGCGGCGCTGGCGCTGAATATCGAGACCTTTGCCAGGGAGCGGGGCTACCAGGTGATGCTGTCCACCGGCCGGCCCGGAGACGACCGGATTGAGACGCTGTTTGACTTCCTCATCAGCCAGCGGGTGGATGCCGTGCTTTTGGCCAATGCCAGCGACGCGGCCCATGTCCTTTTGGGCCGCTACCACGAGACGGTGCCCTGCGTGCTGCTGGGCAGCCACGCCCGGGATACCTCCCGCCTGCGCATCAACGCCGTCAGTGTGGACAACTACGCCGGCGGCCATCTGGCGGCGGAGTATCTGCACCGCCTGGGTCACCGGCGGGTGGTGTATCTGGGGCGGCGCCTGGGTACCGCCTCTCATACCCTGCGCTACAAGGGCTTCCGGGACGCCGCCCGGGAGCTGGAGATGGAGCTGCGGACCGTGGAGAACACCGGCGGCTCCTCCAGCGTGGAAAACGGCCGTCGCATGGGGCTGGAGCTGCTGTCCGCCCCGCTGCCGGAGACCGCAGTCTTTGCCGCCTCCGACGCGGTGGCGCTGGGCGTTCTCCAGGCGGCGGATGAGCTGGGGGTGGACGTGCCCGGACAGCTGTCCCTGATGGGGTTTGACAACATCGAGTATGCCGGCCTGCCCGGTATCCAGCTGACCACCCTGTCCCAGAACGTACCCCTCCTGGCCCGAACGGCGGTGCGGCTGACCCTGGAGCTGATCGAGAGCCAGGAGCAGGAGGTGTATACCCGCAAGCTGGTGACGCCGACCCTGATCGAGCGGGCCACCTGCCGGCCGCTGACGCCGGATGGAGCCGGCTGA